A single window of Pirellulales bacterium DNA harbors:
- a CDS encoding biopolymer transporter ExbD, which translates to MTNEFEAHYNPHDEPDEPAIKPRKAAVEDTEMDITPMIDCTFLLLIFFTVTSTPDAQTALELAPAKHGVGVSVQDSFIISVADAGEGKPADIYLADGKVGKALEGTPAEQDAVIKQAVEEALAAGKANILIKAEKGVLHRDVSRVASAAGSVGDVGLNLAVMESK; encoded by the coding sequence ATGACGAACGAATTCGAAGCCCACTACAATCCGCACGACGAACCGGACGAGCCGGCGATTAAACCGCGCAAGGCGGCGGTCGAAGACACGGAGATGGACATCACTCCGATGATCGACTGCACGTTCTTGCTGTTGATCTTTTTCACGGTCACCTCGACGCCCGACGCTCAGACCGCGCTCGAGCTGGCGCCGGCCAAGCACGGGGTGGGCGTGAGCGTTCAGGACTCATTCATTATTTCGGTGGCCGATGCCGGCGAGGGAAAACCGGCCGATATCTACCTGGCCGACGGCAAGGTGGGCAAAGCCCTCGAGGGCACGCCCGCCGAACAGGACGCGGTCATCAAACAGGCGGTCGAAGAAGCGTTGGCCGCCGGAAAAGCGAACATTCTGATCAAAGCCGAAAAAGGCGTGCTGCACCGCGACGTGTCGCGCGTGGCCAGCGCGGCCGGCTCCGTCGGCGACGTGGGGCTGAACCTGGCGGTGATGGAGTCGAAATAG
- a CDS encoding biopolymer transporter ExbD, with amino-acid sequence MVRFNCSDCGKRLKAPEEYVGRQVQCSGCGGVQTVPAGEELEIVHAVPSMSVTSSAAPLPATGDEEPVIGGKPSGTQDDGLDMTPMVDVTFLLLIFFMVTAAFALQKSIKIPTPDPTDSSTQSRTVEELEQDDDYIIVRIDKDNTVWVNDSEAPSAQDLLAKLKDARSGDAGTESEGPSKLLVMASGEARHETVVMALDMGTAAGIDDVRLASGGDDEF; translated from the coding sequence ATGGTCCGCTTCAATTGCTCCGACTGCGGCAAGCGTCTGAAGGCGCCCGAGGAGTACGTCGGGCGGCAGGTGCAATGCTCCGGCTGCGGCGGAGTGCAGACGGTGCCGGCGGGCGAAGAGCTGGAAATCGTGCATGCGGTGCCCTCCATGTCGGTGACCTCATCGGCCGCGCCGCTGCCGGCCACCGGCGACGAAGAGCCGGTGATCGGCGGCAAGCCGTCGGGCACTCAGGACGACGGGCTCGACATGACGCCGATGGTCGACGTCACGTTTCTGCTATTGATCTTTTTCATGGTCACGGCGGCCTTTGCCTTGCAGAAGTCGATCAAGATTCCCACGCCCGACCCCACCGACAGTTCGACGCAAAGCCGCACGGTGGAAGAGCTGGAGCAGGACGACGACTACATCATCGTGCGCATCGACAAAGACAATACCGTTTGGGTGAACGACTCCGAGGCCCCCAGCGCCCAAGACTTGTTGGCCAAGCTGAAAGACGCCCGCAGCGGCGACGCGGGCACCGAGTCGGAAGGTCCCTCCAAGCTGCTGGTGATGGCCAGCGGCGAGGCGCGGCACGAGACGGTGGTGATGGCGCTCGACATGGGCACGGCCGCCGGCATCGACGACGTGCGGCTTGCCAGCGGAGGGGATGACGAATTCTAA